The following are encoded together in the Rana temporaria chromosome 12, aRanTem1.1, whole genome shotgun sequence genome:
- the LRRC3C gene encoding leucine-rich repeat-containing protein 3C encodes MPFLDWYLRRSLATWLLLHSLVLMSLCFQSATTFPKGCHASQEDGYKTLRCSNAQLTEVPKDIPNDTNRLYLDFNQITYLPSDSFRNLPVLMELDLSHNFLGRLDVTAFRSLSDHLHSLDLSSNKLVSVNKEVFANLKARTNLSGNPWMCDCDLQELIRMVELDPSSSSGIVCASSVLEEHAGKPFLQVVKDIDLCNAYKKTTDVAMLVTMFGWFAMVISYLVYYVRQNQEDARRHLEYLKSLPSKQKNTEEPSTLSTVV; translated from the coding sequence ATGCCtttcttggactggtacctccGGCGCTCATTAGCAACATGGCTATTGTTACACAGCTTGGTCCTTATGTCCCTCTGCTTCCAGTCAGCTACGACTTTCCCCAAGGGCTGTCATGCCTCCCAAGAGGATGGCTACAAGACTTTGCGTTGCAGCAATGCTCAGCTTACAGAAGTACCCAAAGacattcccaatgacaccaacagacTGTACCTAGACTTCAATCAGATCACCTACCTCCCATCAGATTCTTTCCGCAATCTCCCTGTTCTTATGGAGCTAGACCTGTCCCACAATTTCCTGGGTCGTTTGGATGTTACAGCTTTCAGGAGCTTAAGTGACCATTTACACTCCTTAGACCTGTCTTCCAACAAACTAGTGTCTGTCAACAAGGAGGTCTTTGCTAACCTGAAAGCAAGAACAAATCTTTCTGGCAACCCCTGGATGTGTGACTGTGATCTTCAAGAACTCATAAGGATGGTAGAGTTGGACCCCAGTTCCTCTAGTGGAATTGTGTGTGCCAGTTCTGTACTGGAGGAACATGCTGGCAAGCCCTTCCTTCAGGTGGTCAAAGATATTGACCTGTGCAATGCTTATAAGAAAACCACGGACGTGGCCATGCTTGTCACAATGTTTGGTTGGTTTGCCATGGTCATTTCCTACTTGGTGTATTATGTACGTCAAAACCAGGAGGATGCTCGACGTCATCTGGAGTACCTTAAATCCCTGCCCAGCAAGCAGAAGAACACAGAGGAGCCCTCAACACTAAGCACTGTGGTTTGA